Proteins encoded within one genomic window of Trichoderma asperellum chromosome 2, complete sequence:
- a CDS encoding uncharacterized protein (EggNog:ENOG41), which yields MTMAKHLLLTLPFPKPEPFLQQLQTVFPDWKITYLHHAVKPTEAFYKQDMHIPPEILREVTALMTMGVVPDPADAPNLRYIHFNVAGTDHVAHKPAFKDPNITITTSTGGPSIAVAEWVLGSVLGLSRRLFKFRELQNAKSWGSPVLATPPFALDGKKIGIVGYGSIGRQAQLANAFGMEVIVYNSRPRLTSEDRKDRNWCEAGAGDPDGTIPSAYFHGQSKEELHSFLSQDLDILVLSLPLTASTKRLIGEEELSLINAKSPAILVNVARGQVVDQDALIASLKKGAANGGLLAAALDVTDPEPLPQDSELWGLPNVFISPHISSVTQQTVARAYKIWLENLVRIQKGEEPFNVVKKTKV from the exons ATGACCATGGCGAAACACTTGTTGTTGACTCTCCCTTTTCCTAAGCCGGAGCCCttcctgcagcagcttcagacAGTGTTTCCAGACTGGAAAATCACGTATTTGCATCATGCCGTGAAGCCGACTGAGGCGTTTTACAAGCAGGATATGCACATCCCACCTG AAATCCTGCGCGAAGTCACTGCATTGATGACTATGGGCGTCGTCCCTGACCCCGCTGACGCTCCTAATCTTCGCTACATTCACTTCAACGTCGCCGGAACAGACCATGTTGCTCATAAGCCGGCCTTCAAGGACCCGAATATCACAATCACCACTTCAACTGGTGGGCCTAGCATTGCTGTCGCGGAATGGGTTCTTGGGTCTGTTCTCGGACTGTCTCGCCGACTTTTCAAGTTTAGAGAGTTGCAGAATGCGAAGAGTTGGGGCAGCCCGGTGTTGGCTACGCCTCCCTTTGCTCTGGATGGGAAGAAGATTGGCATTGTTGGCTATGGGTCTATTGGACGACAAG CTCAGTTGGCAAACGCGTTTGGTATGGAGGTCATCGTCTACAACTCTCGCCCACGCCTTACTTCGGAAGACCGCAAGGACCGAAACTGGTGTgaagctggcgctggtgaTCCGGATGGCACAATACCAAGCGCTTATTTCCATGGACAGTCCAAGGAAGAGCTGCATagctttctctctcaagaCTTGGACATTTtggttctctctcttccgctAACGGCATCCACGAAACGCTTgattggcgaagaagagctttCGCTCATCAATGCTAAAAGCCCAGCTATTCTTGTTAATGTCGCCCGTGGTCAGGTCGTCGACCAGGATGCGCTAATCGCGTCTCTGAAGAAGGGCGCTGCCAATGGCGGTCTTCTCGCTGCGGCTCTTGATGTCACTGATCCTGAGCCTTTGCCTCAGGATAGTGAGCTATGGGGGCTGCCTAATGTTTTCATCTCGCCGCATATCAGCTCTGTTACGCAGCAGACGGTGGCACGGGCATATAAAATCTGGTTGGAGAATTTGGTTCGGATACAGAAGGGTGAGGAGCCGTTCAACGTTGTTAAAAAGACGAAGGTGTAA